The nucleotide sequence TCAAAACGAACAGGAACAGTTGGAGCTCATTACCCGCAAAGTCGACGCGGGAGAACGCATCACCTTTGATGAAGGCGTTTTCCTCGATGAGAAAGTCGACATTCTGACGCTGGGTGATCTGGCCAATCGGATACGCGAACGCAAAAACAGCAATTTTGCGTTTTATAATACCAACATTCATTTGAATCCCACGAATGTTTGTGTTTATCGCTGCAAGTTCTGTGCATTCCGGGCGGATCTCAAATCTCCCCGCGGTTACACCTTCACCGATGACATGATCCGCGAACGGGTTCAGGAAGCACGCAGCACCGGTGCTACTGAAATTCACGTGGTTGGCGGTCTGCATCATCAGAAGAAATTTGAGTGGTATCTTGATGTAGTTCGCATCATCCACGAGGAATACCCTGAACTGCACATCAAAGCCTGGACTCCCGTGGAAATCAACTGGTTCAGCTTCATGACCAAAAAGCCGGTCCGCTGGGTTCTTGAACAGATGATGGAAGCCGGTCTCTCCAGTATGCCGGGTGGCGGCGCGGAAATCTTTCATCCCGAAGTCCGCGAACAGATCTGCGAACACAAGGCGGACGCCGAAAGCTGGTTCGAAATTCATCGCGAAGCACATAACCTGGGTCTCCGCAGTAATGCGACCATTCTGTATGGACACTACGAGCAGGCAAAACACCGCGTCGATCATCTCTGCCGCCTTCGGGAACTGCAGGATGAAACAGGTGGATTCCAGACATTCATCCCACTGGCATTTCATCCCGAAAATACGGGGATGTCAGAAATCAAAAAACCATCCGGCCTGATGGACCTGAAAGTGATCGCCTTGTCCCGGATCATGCTCGACAACTTTGATCACATCAAA is from Gimesia maris and encodes:
- the mqnE gene encoding aminofutalosine synthase MqnE, with the protein product MNLNQNEQEQLELITRKVDAGERITFDEGVFLDEKVDILTLGDLANRIRERKNSNFAFYNTNIHLNPTNVCVYRCKFCAFRADLKSPRGYTFTDDMIRERVQEARSTGATEIHVVGGLHHQKKFEWYLDVVRIIHEEYPELHIKAWTPVEINWFSFMTKKPVRWVLEQMMEAGLSSMPGGGAEIFHPEVREQICEHKADAESWFEIHREAHNLGLRSNATILYGHYEQAKHRVDHLCRLRELQDETGGFQTFIPLAFHPENTGMSEIKKPSGLMDLKVIALSRIMLDNFDHIKAYWIMLGEKTAQTALSFGADDLDGTVVHELIYHDAGAKTPEGLTVEQLHRLIEEAGRIPVERDTLYRHIVRDGANWSVGEPIMASAAS